In the Kwoniella shivajii chromosome 2, complete sequence genome, one interval contains:
- a CDS encoding thioredoxin: MAPNITEIDSTSQFDNIVKGLPPNQLLVIDFHAVWCGPCHAIAPVLEQLSNTYKHVKFVKIDVDKQAQLAQRFQVRAMPTFKFLKGGREVEELRGASPPQLNALVSKHAGTPSAATSSQSASSSTVKSSAPTDNNGSLLKHIISNGLSCLNESSDHPLSSIVGPNPGPRGTSYLESDVDAELLISIPFQDQVKLKSISLFSAISPAQAPKTVKLFINVPNIDFADAENMTPAQELELTPEQIKGDKIDLRFVRFQNVRSLHVLIKDNQEDEETTRIDSIDIYGTSGDPTAEKAAPAQVGIGSGSMMDKLLGRG, translated from the exons ATGGCACCGAACATCACGGAGATCGACTCGACTTCGC AATTTGATAATATCGTTAAAGGATTACCACCtaatcagcttcttgttaTAG ACTTCCACGCT GTTTGGTGTGGTCCATGTCACGCTATTGCCCCCGTTCTAGAACAACTGTCCAACACA TATAAACATGTTAAATTCGTG AAAATCGATGTTGATAAGCAAGCACAACTGGCTCAGCGATTCCAGGTCAGGGCTATGCCTACTTTCAAATTCTTAAAAGGTGGTAgagaagtggaggag cttcgagGTGCTTCTCCTCCACAACTCAATGCCCTTGTATCGAAACATGCCGGTACACCCTCTGCAGCCACTTCGtctcaatcagcttcttcctccaccGTCAAATCTTCTGCACCTACCGATAACAACGGATCACTTTTGAAGCACATCATTTCCAACGGATTATCCTGTCTCAACgaatcatcagatcatcctCTCTCATCTATCGTCGGTCCTAATCCAGGTCCAAGAGGTACATCATACCTTGAATCAGATGTGGATGCTGAACTTCTCATATCTATCCCTTTccaagatcaagtcaaacTTAAATCAATCTCACTTTTCTCAGCCATCAGTCCGGCACAAGCTCCTAAAACAGTGAAGCTGTTCATCAATGTTCCTAATATCGATTTTGCTGATGCGGAAAACATGACTCCTGCTCAAGAACTTGAATTGACTCCTGAACAAATCAAGGGAGATAAGATCGATTTGAGATTTGTCAGATTCCAAAATGTTAGAAGTTTACATGTCTTGATAAAAGATAATcaggaagatgaggagacTACCAGGATTGATTCCATCGATATATACGGTACAT CTGGGGATCCTACAGCAGAGAAAGCAGCTCCAGCTCAAGTAGGAATTGGTAGTGGAAGTATGATGGATAAACTCTTGGGCAGAGGATAA